Proteins encoded within one genomic window of Streptomyces rubradiris:
- a CDS encoding CDP-alcohol phosphatidyltransferase family protein — MEVQETRVQTDRVLTIPNILSMARLVGVPLFLWLILRPEFGGPKSDGWALLVLAFSGVSDYLDGKLARRWNQISSLGRLLDPAADRLYVLSTLLGLTWREILPIWLTALLLARELVLLVMVGILRRHGYPPPQVNFLGKAATFNLMYAFPLLLLSDGSGWISSLAAIFGWAFAGWGTTLYWWAGVLYVVQVRRLVRADTMAD, encoded by the coding sequence GTGGAGGTCCAGGAGACCCGTGTCCAAACGGACCGGGTCCTCACCATCCCCAACATCCTCAGCATGGCGCGGCTCGTCGGCGTACCCCTGTTCCTGTGGTTGATCCTCAGGCCGGAGTTCGGCGGCCCGAAGAGCGATGGCTGGGCCCTCCTCGTGCTGGCGTTCAGCGGGGTCAGCGACTATCTCGACGGAAAGCTCGCCCGGCGCTGGAATCAGATCAGCAGCCTCGGCCGGCTCCTCGACCCCGCCGCCGACCGCCTCTACGTGCTTTCCACGCTCCTGGGGCTCACGTGGCGGGAGATCCTGCCGATCTGGCTGACCGCGCTCTTGCTCGCGCGTGAACTGGTTCTGCTGGTCATGGTGGGCATCCTTCGCCGGCACGGGTATCCGCCGCCCCAGGTGAACTTCCTCGGGAAGGCCGCTACGTTCAACTTGATGTACGCCTTCCCGCTCCTGCTCCTCAGTGACGGAAGTGGTTGGATCTCGTCACTCGCCGCTATTTTCGGATGGGCGTTCGCCGGATGGGGTACAACCCTGTATTGGTGGGCAGGAGTGCTCTACGTGGTACAGGTCCGCCGATTGGTTCGAGCGGACACCATGGCCGATTGA
- a CDS encoding PTS glucose transporter subunit IIA has protein sequence MTTVTSPLAGRAIGLAAVPDPVFSGAMVGPGTAIDPVREASEAVAPVDGVIVSLHPHAFVVVDESGHGVLTHLGIDTVQLNGEGFELLVNKGDKVTRGQAVVRWNPAAVEAAGKSPVCPVVALEATAESLSELRDSGDVKTGDSLFSWN, from the coding sequence ATGACCACCGTGACGTCCCCTCTCGCTGGACGGGCCATCGGACTGGCCGCAGTGCCGGACCCGGTCTTCTCCGGGGCCATGGTCGGCCCGGGTACCGCGATCGATCCCGTGCGCGAGGCCTCCGAGGCGGTGGCGCCCGTGGACGGCGTCATCGTCTCCCTGCACCCGCACGCGTTCGTCGTCGTCGACGAGAGCGGCCACGGGGTGCTCACCCACCTCGGCATCGACACGGTGCAGCTCAATGGCGAGGGCTTCGAGCTGCTCGTCAACAAGGGGGACAAGGTCACCCGCGGTCAGGCCGTGGTCCGCTGGAACCCGGCCGCCGTCGAGGCCGCCGGCAAGTCCCCGGTGTGCCCGGTCGTCGCCCTGGAAGCCACTGCCGAGTCCCTCTCCGAACTGCGTGACAGTGGTGACGTGAAGACCGGCGACAGCCTCTTCTCCTGGAACTGA
- the ptsP gene encoding phosphoenolpyruvate--protein phosphotransferase — translation METTLRGVGVSHGVAIGEVRHMGTAVLEPPAKQIPAEDAEREQGRARQAVDAVAADLMARGNLAGGEAQAVLEAQAMMAQDPELMADVDRRIAVGSTAERAVYDAFAAYRELLAGAGEYLAGRVADLDDVRNRIVARLLGVPMPGVPDSDQPYVLVARDLAPADTALLDPSLVLGFVTEEGGPTSHSAILARALGVPAVVALPGAGELAEGTVVAVDGSTGDVFVSPSEEKKAQLSAAAAERKAALAASTGPGVTADGHKVPLLANVGGPADVAAAVEAGAEGVGLFRTEFLFLDDSKKAPSEEKQVEAYRQVLEAFPEGRVVVRVLDAGADKPLDFLTPADEPNPALGVRGLRTLLDHPEVLRTQLTALAKAAEGLPVHLEVMAPMVADRRDAKAFADACREAGLQAKFGAMVEIPSAALRARSILREVEFLSLGTNDLAQYTFAADRQVGAVSRLQDPWQPALLDLVALSAEAAQAEGKSCGVCGEAASDPLLACVLTGLGVTSLSMGSASIPYVRATLAKYTLAQCERAAAAARAADSAEEARAAAQAVLSGE, via the coding sequence ATGGAGACAACGCTGCGAGGCGTCGGCGTGAGCCATGGCGTGGCGATCGGCGAGGTTCGGCACATGGGCACGGCGGTGCTGGAGCCGCCGGCCAAGCAGATCCCCGCCGAGGACGCCGAGCGGGAGCAGGGGCGCGCCCGGCAGGCCGTGGACGCCGTGGCCGCCGATCTGATGGCGCGCGGCAACCTGGCGGGCGGCGAGGCCCAGGCCGTGCTCGAAGCGCAGGCCATGATGGCCCAGGACCCCGAGCTGATGGCGGACGTGGACCGGCGGATCGCCGTCGGCAGCACCGCGGAGCGCGCGGTCTACGACGCGTTCGCGGCGTACCGGGAACTGCTGGCCGGTGCCGGTGAGTACCTCGCGGGGCGCGTGGCGGACCTGGACGACGTGCGGAACCGTATCGTCGCGCGGCTGCTGGGCGTGCCGATGCCGGGTGTCCCGGACAGCGACCAGCCCTATGTACTCGTGGCCCGGGACCTGGCCCCGGCCGACACGGCGTTGCTGGACCCCTCCCTCGTGCTCGGTTTCGTGACCGAGGAGGGCGGTCCGACCAGCCACAGCGCGATTCTGGCGCGGGCGCTGGGGGTGCCGGCCGTCGTGGCGCTGCCGGGCGCCGGTGAGCTGGCCGAGGGCACGGTGGTCGCCGTGGACGGCAGCACCGGCGATGTCTTCGTCAGCCCCAGCGAGGAGAAGAAGGCACAGCTTTCGGCAGCGGCTGCCGAGCGCAAGGCGGCGCTGGCCGCCTCGACGGGTCCCGGTGTGACCGCGGACGGGCACAAGGTGCCGCTGCTGGCCAACGTGGGCGGGCCGGCGGATGTGGCGGCGGCGGTCGAGGCGGGTGCCGAGGGCGTCGGTCTGTTCCGTACCGAGTTCCTGTTCCTGGACGACAGCAAGAAGGCTCCTTCCGAGGAGAAGCAGGTGGAGGCCTACCGGCAGGTGCTGGAGGCGTTCCCCGAGGGTCGTGTGGTCGTGCGGGTGCTGGACGCGGGCGCGGACAAGCCGCTGGACTTCCTGACGCCGGCGGACGAGCCGAACCCGGCGCTGGGTGTGCGGGGCCTGCGGACGCTGCTCGACCACCCGGAGGTGCTGCGTACCCAGCTGACCGCGCTGGCGAAGGCCGCCGAGGGGCTGCCGGTCCACCTAGAGGTGATGGCGCCCATGGTGGCGGACCGCCGGGACGCCAAGGCGTTCGCGGACGCCTGCCGGGAGGCGGGGCTCCAGGCCAAGTTCGGTGCGATGGTCGAGATCCCGTCGGCCGCGCTGCGGGCGCGTTCGATCCTGCGGGAGGTCGAGTTCCTGTCGCTGGGCACCAACGACCTCGCGCAGTACACGTTCGCGGCGGACCGGCAGGTGGGTGCGGTGTCGCGGCTGCAGGACCCGTGGCAGCCGGCGCTGCTCGACCTGGTGGCGCTGTCGGCCGAGGCGGCGCAGGCCGAGGGCAAGAGCTGCGGGGTGTGCGGTGAGGCCGCGTCCGATCCGCTGCTGGCCTGTGTGCTGACCGGTCTGGGTGTCACCTCCCTGTCCATGGGGTCGGCGTCGATTCCGTATGTCCGCGCCACGCTGGCGAAGTACACGCTGGCGCAGTGCGAGCGGGCCGCGGCGGCGGCGCGTGCGGCGGACAGCGCCGAGGAGGCGCGCGCCGCGGCCCAGGCGGTGCTGTCCGGTGAGTAG
- a CDS encoding acetoacetate--CoA ligase encodes MSTANPQPLWQPDPERIAKARITRFQAWAAEHHGAPAEGGYPALHRWSVDQLDTFWKAVTEWFDVRFSTPYARVLDDRAMPGARWFPGATLNYAEHALRAAADRAGEPALLCVDETHEPRPVTWSELRRQVGSLAAGLRALGVRPGDRVSGYLPNIPQAVVALLASAAVGAVWTSCAPDFGARSVLDRFQQVEPVVLFTVDGYRYGGKEHDRREIVAELRRELPTLRAVVHVPLLGTEAPEGALEWSALTAGDTEPVYEQVPFDHPLWVLYSSGTTGLPKAIVQSQGGILVEHLKQLGLHCDLGPGDRFFWYTSTGWMMWNFLVSGLLTGTTIVLYDGSPGHPDTGAQWRIAERTGATLYGTSAAYVMACRKAGVHPARDYDLSRVDCVATTGSPLPPDGFRWLHDEFAESGADLWIASVSGGTDVCSCFAGAVPTLPVYTGELQAPALGTDLHSWDPSGRPLVDEVGELVVTQPMPSMPIHFWNDPDGSRYHHSYFDTYPGVWRHGDWITLTSRGSVIIHGRSDSTLNRQGVRMGSADIYEVVERLPEIRESLVIGVEQPDGGYWMPLFVHLAPDAVLDENLLNRVKQAIREQLSPRHVPDEIIEVPGIPHTLTGKRIEVPVKRLLQGTPLDKAVNPGSIDNLALLAFYEELARKRA; translated from the coding sequence ATGTCGACCGCGAACCCCCAGCCGCTCTGGCAGCCCGATCCCGAGCGGATCGCCAAGGCCCGCATCACCCGGTTCCAGGCATGGGCCGCCGAACACCACGGCGCCCCCGCCGAGGGCGGCTACCCGGCCCTGCACCGGTGGTCCGTCGACCAGCTCGACACCTTCTGGAAAGCCGTCACGGAGTGGTTCGACGTACGCTTCTCCACCCCCTACGCGCGCGTGCTCGACGACCGAGCCATGCCCGGCGCCCGGTGGTTCCCCGGTGCCACCCTCAACTACGCCGAACACGCCCTGCGCGCCGCGGCCGACCGCGCCGGCGAACCCGCCCTCCTGTGCGTGGACGAGACCCACGAACCCCGCCCGGTGACCTGGTCCGAGCTGCGCCGCCAGGTCGGCTCCCTCGCCGCCGGACTCCGCGCGCTCGGCGTACGCCCCGGCGACCGCGTCAGCGGCTACCTCCCCAACATCCCGCAGGCCGTCGTCGCCCTCCTCGCCAGCGCCGCCGTCGGCGCCGTATGGACCTCCTGCGCCCCCGACTTCGGCGCCCGCAGCGTCCTCGACCGCTTCCAGCAGGTCGAACCCGTCGTCCTGTTCACCGTCGACGGCTACCGCTACGGCGGCAAGGAACACGACCGCCGCGAGATCGTCGCCGAACTGCGCCGCGAACTGCCCACCCTGCGCGCCGTCGTCCACGTCCCGCTGCTCGGCACCGAAGCCCCCGAAGGTGCCCTCGAATGGTCGGCGCTGACCGCCGGGGACACCGAGCCGGTCTACGAACAGGTCCCCTTCGACCACCCGCTGTGGGTGCTGTACTCCTCCGGCACGACCGGCCTGCCCAAGGCCATCGTCCAGTCGCAGGGCGGCATCCTGGTCGAACACCTCAAACAGCTCGGCCTGCACTGCGACCTCGGTCCCGGGGACCGGTTCTTCTGGTACACCTCGACCGGCTGGATGATGTGGAACTTCCTCGTCTCCGGCCTCCTCACGGGCACCACGATCGTCCTGTACGACGGCAGCCCCGGCCACCCGGACACCGGCGCCCAGTGGCGGATCGCCGAACGCACCGGGGCCACCCTCTACGGCACCTCCGCCGCCTACGTCATGGCCTGCCGCAAGGCCGGCGTCCACCCCGCCCGCGACTACGACCTGTCCAGGGTCGACTGCGTCGCCACCACCGGCTCCCCGCTGCCGCCCGACGGCTTCCGCTGGCTGCACGACGAGTTCGCCGAGAGCGGGGCCGACCTGTGGATCGCCTCCGTCAGCGGCGGCACGGACGTCTGCTCCTGCTTCGCCGGCGCCGTACCCACCCTGCCCGTGTACACCGGCGAGCTCCAGGCACCCGCCCTCGGCACCGACCTGCACTCCTGGGACCCGAGCGGCCGGCCCCTCGTGGACGAGGTCGGCGAACTGGTCGTCACCCAGCCCATGCCGTCCATGCCGATCCACTTCTGGAACGACCCCGACGGCAGCCGCTACCACCACAGCTACTTCGACACCTACCCCGGCGTCTGGCGCCACGGCGACTGGATCACCCTCACCTCCCGGGGCTCCGTGATCATCCACGGCCGCTCCGACTCCACCCTCAACCGGCAGGGCGTGCGCATGGGTTCGGCCGACATCTACGAGGTCGTCGAACGCCTGCCAGAGATCAGGGAATCGCTCGTCATCGGCGTCGAACAGCCCGACGGCGGCTACTGGATGCCGCTGTTCGTGCACCTCGCACCGGACGCCGTCCTGGACGAGAACCTCCTGAACCGCGTCAAGCAGGCCATCCGCGAACAGCTCTCACCCCGGCACGTCCCCGACGAGATCATCGAGGTCCCCGGCATCCCGCACACCCTCACCGGCAAGCGCATCGAGGTCCCGGTCAAGCGCCTCCTGCAAGGCACCCCCCTGGACAAGGCGGTCAACCCCGGCTCCATCGACAACCTCGCCCTGCTCGCCTTCTACGAGGAACTGGCCCGCAAGCGCGCCTGA
- a CDS encoding glycoside hydrolase family 31 protein has translation MDGRDLVRSVSVVGSGRAARGLRTVRAAWRRRRIDAVGLPRRGPERARVPGQVRDVEPGPGGGLIRFGRSELRIVVAANGAVFWGWDGAGALPSYALAGSGPEPDPRAVLEPDKDGGWRVVAERVTVVVSRHGAVQVCTPGGVVLRRELPPRWWEPVGGGAARWVQRSEVAADARFFGLGGRASGPRLRDGRYRLWNTDPGRAFGPGDDPLYLTMPVQLVVADAGTHLVFHDTTWDGAVVLREGAEGAGSGHDRAGRCEVHMDGGPLRCWVVVGTPARVLYTWASLTGAPALPPAWALGYQHARWGSGSEQEVRRIVAGHHERGLPLDAVHLGAGHYDGHRVFTVDQERFPKLPVLAEELRRDGIRLVSVVDPAVRAEPGEAVYDGGAAEDAFVRDARGRTVEGLTCAGESVFPDFTHARVRAWWGGLYEERLGQGFAGFWHDMNEPTSFGAFGEPTLPRSARHALEGRGGDHREAHNVYALCMARAAYEGLRELAPGERPFVLSRSGWAGSQRYGGTWAGGVATGWPGLRASLSLVLGLGLCGVPYSGADVGGADGGPSPELYLRWFQLGAYLPLFRTYAGPRAGRREPWEFGAEVLGHARVALLERRRLLPYFVTLAHLARRTGAPYARPLWWGSPEDRALRDCEDAFLLGDGLLVAPVLEPGAGRRAVRLPRGRWYDTVTEEAYEGPARVVVDAPLSRVPVFARAGSVLPVRGADGGLELEVWAPARGRTGGGLVVPDAGDGWDEPEIERYAARERDGRVVVTREREDGAAEPPYPVRVRGLG, from the coding sequence ATGGACGGTCGTGACCTGGTGCGTTCGGTGAGTGTGGTCGGTTCGGGGAGGGCGGCTCGGGGGTTGCGCACCGTGCGGGCCGCGTGGCGCAGGCGGCGTATCGACGCGGTGGGGCTGCCGCGGCGGGGGCCCGAGCGGGCCCGGGTGCCGGGCCAGGTGCGGGACGTGGAGCCGGGTCCGGGCGGCGGTCTGATCCGGTTCGGCCGTTCCGAGCTGCGGATCGTGGTGGCGGCGAACGGAGCGGTGTTCTGGGGGTGGGACGGGGCGGGCGCGCTGCCGTCGTACGCGCTGGCCGGGAGTGGTCCGGAGCCGGATCCGCGGGCGGTGCTGGAGCCGGACAAGGACGGCGGCTGGCGGGTGGTGGCCGAGCGGGTGACGGTGGTCGTGTCGCGGCACGGCGCGGTGCAGGTGTGCACGCCGGGCGGGGTGGTGCTGCGGCGGGAGCTGCCGCCGCGCTGGTGGGAGCCGGTGGGCGGGGGTGCGGCGCGGTGGGTGCAGCGGTCGGAGGTGGCGGCGGACGCCCGGTTCTTCGGGCTGGGCGGGCGGGCGTCCGGTCCGCGGCTGCGGGACGGCAGGTACCGGCTGTGGAACACCGATCCGGGCCGGGCGTTCGGGCCGGGTGACGATCCGCTGTATCTCACCATGCCGGTGCAGCTGGTGGTGGCGGACGCGGGCACGCACCTGGTGTTCCACGACACCACTTGGGACGGTGCGGTGGTGCTGCGGGAGGGTGCGGAGGGTGCCGGGTCCGGGCACGACCGGGCGGGGCGCTGCGAGGTGCACATGGACGGCGGCCCGCTGCGCTGCTGGGTGGTGGTGGGCACGCCCGCGCGCGTGCTGTACACGTGGGCCTCGCTGACCGGGGCGCCCGCGCTGCCGCCCGCGTGGGCCCTGGGGTACCAGCACGCGCGGTGGGGCTCCGGCAGCGAGCAGGAGGTGCGCCGGATCGTCGCCGGCCATCATGAGCGGGGGCTGCCGCTGGACGCCGTGCACCTCGGTGCCGGCCACTACGACGGCCACCGGGTGTTCACCGTCGACCAGGAACGTTTCCCCAAGCTTCCGGTGCTGGCGGAGGAGTTGCGCCGGGACGGGATCCGGCTGGTGTCGGTCGTGGACCCGGCGGTGCGGGCGGAACCGGGCGAAGCCGTGTACGACGGCGGCGCCGCCGAGGACGCGTTCGTGCGGGACGCGCGGGGCCGCACGGTGGAGGGTCTCACGTGTGCGGGCGAGTCGGTCTTCCCGGACTTCACGCACGCGCGCGTGCGCGCGTGGTGGGGCGGGCTCTACGAGGAGCGGCTGGGGCAGGGCTTCGCGGGGTTCTGGCACGACATGAACGAGCCGACGTCGTTCGGCGCCTTCGGTGAGCCGACGCTGCCGCGTTCGGCCCGGCACGCCCTGGAGGGGCGCGGCGGTGACCACCGGGAGGCGCACAACGTGTACGCGCTGTGCATGGCGCGGGCGGCCTACGAGGGGCTGCGCGAGCTGGCTCCCGGGGAGCGGCCCTTCGTGCTCTCCCGTTCGGGCTGGGCGGGGTCGCAGCGGTACGGCGGCACGTGGGCGGGGGGCGTGGCGACGGGCTGGCCGGGGCTGCGGGCGTCGCTGTCGCTGGTGCTGGGGCTGGGGCTGTGCGGGGTGCCGTACTCGGGTGCGGACGTGGGCGGTGCCGACGGCGGTCCGTCGCCGGAGCTGTATCTGCGCTGGTTCCAGCTGGGCGCGTATCTGCCGTTGTTCCGGACCTACGCGGGTCCGCGGGCGGGGCGCCGGGAGCCGTGGGAGTTCGGTGCCGAGGTGCTGGGGCACGCGCGTGTGGCGCTGCTGGAACGCCGGCGGCTGCTGCCGTACTTCGTGACGCTGGCGCATCTGGCCCGGCGGACCGGGGCGCCGTATGCGCGGCCGCTGTGGTGGGGCTCGCCGGAGGACCGGGCGCTGCGCGACTGCGAGGACGCGTTCCTGCTGGGCGACGGCCTTCTGGTGGCGCCGGTGCTGGAGCCCGGTGCCGGCCGGCGTGCGGTGCGGCTGCCGCGGGGCCGCTGGTACGACACGGTGACGGAGGAGGCCTACGAGGGGCCGGCGCGGGTCGTGGTCGACGCGCCGCTGTCCCGGGTACCGGTTTTCGCGCGCGCGGGGTCGGTGCTGCCCGTGCGGGGCGCCGACGGCGGGCTGGAGCTGGAGGTGTGGGCGCCCGCGCGCGGGCGGACCGGGGGCGGTCTGGTGGTGCCGGACGCGGGCGACGGGTGGGACGAGCCGGAGATCGAGCGGTATGCCGCCCGCGAGCGGGACGGACGGGTGGTGGTGACCCGGGAGCGGGAGGACGGCGCGGCCGAGCCGCCCTACCCGGTGCGCGTGCGCGGGCTGGGCTGA
- a CDS encoding NUDIX domain-containing protein — translation MSETQQPTVNSAPDSHCSSCGAPFGEGISGWPRTCPSCGTVAYRNPLPVAIALQPVYDTQGTALVVITRTVAPARGGTALPGGYIDDREDWKQAVVRELKEETGIDAAARDVRLVDAMSAPDGHLLLFGLLPERPADGLPASGPTDETEGWHLLRRPEELAFPLHTAAVKAWFEGRYV, via the coding sequence GTGTCCGAAACTCAACAACCCACTGTCAATTCCGCGCCGGACTCCCACTGTTCGAGCTGCGGAGCGCCCTTTGGAGAGGGCATCTCCGGCTGGCCGCGCACCTGCCCGTCCTGCGGAACCGTGGCCTACCGCAACCCGCTGCCGGTCGCCATCGCGCTCCAGCCCGTGTACGACACCCAGGGCACGGCCCTGGTCGTCATCACCCGCACCGTCGCACCCGCGCGCGGAGGAACCGCCCTGCCCGGCGGCTACATCGACGACCGCGAGGACTGGAAGCAGGCCGTCGTCCGCGAACTCAAGGAAGAGACCGGCATCGACGCGGCCGCCCGTGACGTACGGCTCGTGGACGCCATGAGCGCGCCCGACGGGCACCTGCTGCTGTTCGGGCTGCTGCCGGAACGCCCGGCCGACGGGCTGCCGGCCTCCGGCCCCACCGACGAGACCGAGGGATGGCACCTGCTGCGCAGGCCCGAGGAACTCGCCTTCCCGCTGCACACAGCGGCCGTCAAAGCCTGGTTCGAGGGCCGCTACGTGTGA
- a CDS encoding Zn-ribbon domain-containing OB-fold protein, with amino-acid sequence MSHTRTPAVAGWFTGEGDGFRLLGTRCSACASVFFPREDVHCRNPHCAGGSLEEIPLSRKGRIWSYTDSRYRPPSPYVSNPELPWEPYALIAAELAAERIVVLGQAAPGVTVAGLTVGMEVEAVPGVLYEDAETAWTVWRWRPTGVTE; translated from the coding sequence TTGTCACACACCCGCACACCGGCGGTCGCCGGCTGGTTCACCGGCGAGGGCGACGGCTTCCGCCTCCTGGGCACCCGCTGCTCGGCTTGCGCCTCGGTCTTCTTCCCGCGCGAGGACGTCCACTGCCGCAATCCGCACTGCGCGGGCGGCTCCCTGGAGGAGATTCCGTTGTCACGAAAGGGGCGCATCTGGTCGTATACCGACAGCCGTTACCGGCCTCCGTCACCCTATGTGAGTAATCCGGAACTTCCGTGGGAGCCGTACGCGTTGATCGCGGCGGAGCTGGCGGCCGAGCGGATCGTGGTGCTGGGGCAGGCGGCTCCCGGGGTCACCGTCGCCGGTCTGACGGTGGGCATGGAGGTGGAGGCCGTCCCCGGCGTGCTGTACGAGGACGCGGAGACGGCCTGGACGGTCTGGCGGTGGCGGCCGACGGGGGTGACGGAGTGA